One bacterium DNA segment encodes these proteins:
- a CDS encoding queuosine precursor transporter has translation METVRDRGGACGAPAGRAYDLVLAAFVAVLLISNVASTKILVLGPFTFDGGTILFPASYIFGDILTEVYGYRRSRRVIWAGFAATGLMAATLALVGALPPAADWPNQDAYVAILGQTPRIVLASLLAYFAGEFSNSWVLSRMKVLTGGRWLFTRTIGSTLVGEGLDTAIFVLVAFAGVLPGPLLWSVAVSNYVFKVGFEAAATPLTYLAVNRLKATEGIDTFDVGISYNPFRLSER, from the coding sequence ATGGAAACCGTGCGCGATCGCGGCGGGGCATGCGGGGCGCCCGCCGGCAGGGCCTACGACCTCGTCCTGGCCGCCTTCGTGGCCGTGCTGCTCATCTCGAACGTCGCCTCGACGAAGATCCTCGTGCTGGGGCCGTTCACGTTCGACGGCGGGACGATCCTCTTTCCGGCCAGCTACATCTTCGGGGACATCCTGACGGAGGTCTACGGCTACCGCCGCTCGCGGCGGGTGATCTGGGCGGGTTTCGCGGCCACCGGCCTCATGGCGGCGACGCTCGCGCTCGTCGGCGCGCTCCCGCCGGCGGCCGACTGGCCGAACCAGGACGCGTATGTCGCGATCCTCGGCCAGACGCCCCGCATCGTTCTCGCGAGTCTGCTCGCCTACTTCGCCGGTGAATTCTCCAACTCCTGGGTGCTCTCCCGGATGAAGGTGCTCACCGGGGGGCGCTGGCTCTTCACCCGCACGATCGGCTCGACGCTGGTGGGCGAGGGGCTCGACACCGCGATCTTCGTTCTCGTGGCGTTCGCGGGCGTCCTGCCCGGGCCGCTGCTCTGGTCGGTCGCCGTCTCGAACTACGTCTTCAAGGTCGGCTTCGAGGCCGCTGCCACCCCGCTAACGTACCTCGCCGTGAACCGGCTCAAGGCGACGGAGGGAATCGACACTTTCGACGTCGGAATCAGCTACAACCCGTTCCGGTTGAGCGAGCGGTAG
- a CDS encoding cytochrome c3 family protein: protein MRRLRSAAPAAFLTALVLILAPPPVGASDGCLECHDKKDVGAGSRSTHPPFQDDECDACHADHGADERLVLTADGNAVCDGCHDTGERAFLKAHREIRGPKARCVSCHDPHRSAEEHLLVPNRHRPLAFGRCDQCHRYDGRLVKPVRELCLGCHGGEEFARRIQHAPVRQGQCLSCHDPHASREPFLLTARYALGRTAGGERDAALCLGCHARESFFTADAERTLFRGNGRNYHALHLRNGAPGAAPRAVSCRACHEVHTSDSPRLVRRDLDCDGIPCLKLDYERTDLGGQCLSGCHTAQSYAFSRGAEALPQAVQELLREPPPPVAFRSARGALANPTPLEESINRRCVGCHEKDVRRFSQGRPHDPVRSGACSACHLDHGPENRLVLLGPEDRVCSRCHDLRAAAAAAGHGGFALAGSRCTECHDPHGGDSPGFIYARRHPPFEERDCGACHGDPAKGWRIEGTAADTCRQCHDDVGRGAYRHGALAGKGCLGCHRAHAARETRLLREPRAALCFECHKRERFAGEAVHDPVSSGDCAACHPPHDAAAPGLLVRPYPLEQYLPFDPGRFGLCWECHDEGALTDPSRAADTGFADGESNLHALHLRDRVSKNEVGTRVQPGVTCRNCHDPHATEGPRLVRRVLDCNGVPCLQLEFHKVGAGGRCVGGCHVTKSYLPAAGR from the coding sequence TTGCGACGCCTGCGCTCAGCCGCTCCGGCAGCCTTCCTGACGGCACTCGTGCTCATCCTCGCGCCGCCGCCCGTCGGGGCCTCTGATGGGTGTCTCGAATGCCACGACAAGAAGGACGTCGGCGCCGGCAGCCGCAGCACTCACCCGCCGTTCCAGGACGATGAATGCGACGCCTGCCATGCGGACCACGGCGCCGACGAGCGGCTGGTGCTCACCGCCGACGGCAACGCCGTATGCGACGGCTGCCACGACACCGGCGAGCGCGCGTTCCTGAAGGCTCACCGCGAGATCCGGGGCCCCAAGGCCCGGTGCGTGTCGTGCCACGACCCCCACCGTTCGGCCGAGGAGCACCTGCTGGTGCCGAACCGCCACCGGCCACTCGCCTTCGGACGCTGCGACCAGTGCCACCGCTACGACGGCCGGCTGGTGAAGCCGGTCAGGGAACTGTGCCTCGGCTGCCACGGCGGGGAGGAATTCGCTCGGCGCATCCAGCACGCCCCGGTCAGGCAGGGGCAATGCCTCTCCTGCCACGATCCGCACGCCTCGCGCGAGCCCTTCCTGCTCACGGCGCGCTATGCGCTCGGGCGCACCGCCGGTGGCGAGCGCGACGCGGCTCTCTGCCTGGGGTGCCACGCGCGCGAGTCGTTCTTCACGGCCGACGCCGAGCGGACGCTCTTCCGGGGGAACGGGCGCAACTACCACGCCCTCCACCTGCGCAACGGCGCCCCGGGGGCGGCGCCCCGCGCGGTGTCCTGCCGCGCCTGCCACGAGGTCCACACCTCGGACAGCCCCCGGCTCGTGCGGCGCGACCTCGACTGCGACGGCATCCCGTGCCTGAAGCTGGACTACGAGCGCACCGATCTCGGCGGGCAGTGCCTCTCGGGGTGCCACACCGCCCAGTCCTACGCCTTCTCGCGCGGCGCCGAGGCCCTGCCGCAGGCGGTGCAGGAGTTGCTGCGCGAGCCTCCGCCCCCCGTTGCGTTCCGGAGCGCGCGCGGGGCGCTCGCCAACCCCACCCCCCTCGAGGAGAGCATCAACCGCCGCTGCGTGGGCTGCCACGAGAAGGACGTCCGCCGCTTCTCGCAGGGACGCCCGCACGACCCGGTACGCTCGGGCGCCTGCAGCGCCTGCCATCTCGACCACGGGCCGGAGAACCGCCTGGTGCTGCTCGGGCCGGAGGACAGGGTCTGTTCCCGCTGCCACGACCTGCGCGCGGCGGCGGCAGCGGCGGGCCACGGCGGCTTCGCGCTCGCCGGGAGCCGCTGCACCGAGTGCCACGACCCCCACGGCGGCGACTCCCCCGGCTTCATCTACGCGCGGCGCCATCCCCCCTTCGAGGAGCGGGACTGCGGCGCCTGCCACGGGGACCCGGCGAAGGGCTGGCGCATCGAGGGCACGGCCGCGGACACGTGCCGCCAGTGCCACGACGACGTCGGCCGCGGTGCGTACCGCCACGGCGCGCTCGCGGGGAAGGGGTGCCTCGGCTGCCACCGCGCCCACGCGGCCCGCGAGACCAGGCTGCTGCGCGAACCGCGCGCGGCCCTCTGCTTCGAGTGCCACAAGCGCGAGCGCTTCGCAGGGGAGGCGGTCCACGACCCCGTGAGTTCAGGGGACTGCGCCGCCTGCCACCCGCCGCATGACGCGGCCGCGCCGGGACTGCTGGTGCGCCCCTACCCCCTCGAGCAGTACCTGCCGTTCGACCCGGGCCGCTTCGGCCTGTGCTGGGAGTGCCACGACGAGGGGGCGCTCACCGATCCCTCCCGCGCGGCGGACACGGGCTTCGCCGACGGTGAGAGCAACCTCCATGCCCTGCACCTGCGCGACCGGGTCTCGAAGAACGAGGTCGGCACCCGCGTCCAGCCCGGCGTGACCTGCCGCAACTGCCACGACCCGCACGCCACCGAGGGCCCCCGTCTGGTCCGGCGCGTGCTCGACTGCAACGGCGTGCCCTGCCTCCAGCTCGAGTTCCACAAGGTCGGGGCCGGGGGCCGGTGCGTCGGCGGCTGCCACGTCACGAAATCGTACTTGCCTGCCGCCGGACGCTGA
- the greA gene encoding transcription elongation factor GreA gives MAELPIVKKLEEEVAALDRECRITLPRLIREAAAQGDISDNAEYRAAKQRQEFVQARIGHLKQRLASLALINPASIPRDRVGFGTTVTLEDADSGEEKVYRIVHPEEVDAGQGMISLLSPVGQALRGKQENDEVVIRTPTATRTYLVTRLRTLHDADD, from the coding sequence ATGGCCGAGCTGCCGATCGTCAAGAAGCTCGAGGAGGAGGTCGCCGCCCTCGACCGGGAGTGCCGCATCACGCTGCCGCGCCTGATCCGCGAGGCGGCGGCGCAGGGCGACATCTCGGACAACGCGGAGTACCGCGCGGCCAAGCAGCGCCAGGAGTTCGTCCAGGCGCGCATCGGCCACCTCAAGCAGCGACTGGCGAGCCTGGCGCTCATCAACCCGGCGAGCATACCGCGCGACCGGGTGGGCTTCGGCACCACGGTGACGCTCGAGGACGCCGACAGCGGCGAGGAGAAGGTCTACCGCATCGTGCACCCCGAGGAGGTCGACGCCGGCCAGGGGATGATCTCGCTGCTCTCGCCGGTCGGGCAGGCGCTGCGCGGCAAGCAGGAGAACGACGAGGTCGTCATCCGCACGCCGACCGCCACGCGCACCTACCTCGTCACCCGCCTCCGCACCCTCCACGACGCCGACGACTAG
- a CDS encoding SdrD B-like domain-containing protein: protein MSLTLDGAPVGAYLYLAGTDDNRPGGDPNVRVAITNGSGTTRVINVVPVVYATPTVPAQYVSRVEITRYLSRGKNTLAISGYDLETPDAAFVFAVFDGGADASLKYILVRDGADIGWYPELPPLGPDSEAVSFRFAPAVTGRQGSVLLAITDGDSGRGDEVLGFTGTGFPSDQLTDTDADGRLDIVNRRVALTAVDTPPRGNDPANAGGTLEARRGAFSLEEDCLGEPVATGGCAIGPNFGLVSGRYPIPPGHRHAEFQIQSEDPEDGDSFMLFFALAVVPYNETVDPLPDIQVVKNVTPTVMPEPGGPADFEVIVTIPVWSEESVWVTSLVDDVFGNLTGRGTCLLPRSLPRGGSYRCTFTAPVSGTVERRHRDVVTVSGVGMISRAPVSASDDAIVNFTRDMPGRIIVQKVTVPEGAPALQFGFTASYNAAGFQLANGQSNDSGDLVAGTYSVAETMPLPANWTLESAVCDDQSPVGAISLQAGETVTCVFTNRYTPTPGIRIDKTASPLEVYPGDPVTYTYTVTNTGSVVLVDITVTDDRIAGQIAAVPRLEPGESFTVTRTVVAPACGQAGTTSTPCSQLPTSLFGPVPEPHLVTCYLRNIATVEAYEPALRIMATDSDDACIKILPFSAVGNRVWEDLGNLGIRDAGEPGIRGVRISLLKDGVVIARTVTDDLGRYSFENLRAGTYVVDPDDVPGYRLTTGNDPLPVTLHVGEYFTLANFGFQLLP, encoded by the coding sequence TTGAGCCTGACCCTCGACGGTGCGCCCGTGGGTGCCTACCTGTACCTCGCCGGCACGGACGACAACCGTCCGGGCGGCGATCCGAACGTGCGCGTGGCGATCACGAACGGGAGCGGGACGACCCGCGTCATCAACGTGGTGCCGGTTGTCTACGCCACCCCAACCGTTCCCGCCCAGTACGTCAGCCGGGTCGAGATCACCCGCTACCTCTCCCGGGGGAAGAACACGCTGGCGATCTCGGGGTACGACCTCGAGACCCCGGACGCCGCGTTCGTCTTCGCCGTATTCGACGGCGGCGCCGACGCATCGCTGAAGTACATCCTGGTCCGCGACGGCGCGGACATCGGCTGGTACCCGGAACTGCCGCCGCTCGGGCCTGACAGCGAGGCCGTGAGCTTCCGGTTCGCTCCGGCCGTCACGGGGCGACAGGGGAGCGTGCTGCTGGCAATCACGGACGGCGATTCCGGTCGCGGCGACGAGGTCCTCGGGTTCACCGGGACGGGATTCCCATCCGACCAGCTGACCGACACCGATGCCGACGGGCGCCTCGACATCGTCAACCGCCGGGTGGCGTTGACGGCAGTCGACACCCCGCCGCGGGGGAACGATCCGGCGAACGCCGGGGGGACGCTCGAGGCGAGGCGCGGGGCGTTCAGCCTCGAGGAGGACTGCCTCGGCGAGCCGGTCGCCACCGGCGGGTGCGCGATCGGCCCGAACTTCGGCCTCGTGAGCGGGCGGTACCCGATCCCGCCGGGGCACCGGCACGCGGAATTCCAGATCCAGTCCGAGGACCCGGAAGACGGCGACAGTTTCATGCTGTTCTTCGCCCTCGCCGTGGTGCCGTACAATGAGACGGTCGACCCGCTTCCCGACATCCAGGTGGTCAAGAACGTGACGCCGACGGTGATGCCGGAGCCGGGCGGCCCTGCTGACTTCGAGGTGATCGTCACCATCCCCGTCTGGTCCGAGGAGAGCGTGTGGGTCACCTCGCTCGTCGATGACGTGTTCGGCAACCTCACGGGCAGAGGGACGTGTCTCCTGCCGCGGTCGCTGCCGCGGGGCGGCTCGTACCGCTGCACCTTCACGGCGCCGGTCAGCGGGACCGTGGAGCGGCGCCACCGCGATGTGGTGACCGTCTCCGGCGTGGGGATGATCTCCCGCGCGCCCGTGAGCGCCAGCGACGATGCGATCGTGAACTTCACCCGTGACATGCCCGGCAGGATCATCGTGCAGAAGGTGACGGTGCCCGAGGGGGCGCCGGCGCTGCAGTTCGGCTTCACGGCCAGCTACAACGCGGCCGGGTTCCAGCTGGCCAACGGCCAGAGCAACGACAGCGGGGATCTGGTGGCCGGGACGTACAGCGTCGCCGAGACGATGCCGCTGCCGGCCAACTGGACGCTGGAGTCGGCGGTGTGCGACGACCAGAGCCCGGTGGGTGCGATCTCGCTGCAGGCGGGCGAGACGGTGACGTGCGTCTTCACGAACCGGTACACGCCCACGCCCGGCATCCGCATCGACAAGACGGCCTCGCCCCTCGAGGTCTACCCGGGCGACCCGGTCACGTACACCTACACGGTGACCAACACCGGCAGTGTGGTCCTTGTTGACATCACGGTCACGGACGACCGCATCGCCGGCCAGATTGCGGCGGTTCCCAGGCTCGAGCCAGGAGAGAGCTTCACGGTGACGAGGACCGTTGTGGCACCGGCTTGCGGCCAGGCAGGAACGACATCTACTCCGTGCAGTCAGCTGCCTACGTCACTATTTGGCCCTGTCCCGGAGCCGCATCTCGTGACCTGCTATCTTCGCAACATTGCGACAGTTGAAGCCTACGAGCCAGCGCTGAGGATCATGGCGACGGATTCCGATGACGCCTGTATCAAGATTCTGCCGTTCAGTGCCGTTGGCAACCGCGTCTGGGAGGACCTTGGCAACCTGGGGATCAGAGACGCCGGCGAGCCGGGCATCAGGGGAGTGAGAATATCGCTGCTCAAGGATGGCGTCGTGATAGCGAGAACGGTCACAGACGACCTGGGCCGGTATTCCTTCGAGAACCTCAGGGCCGGTACATACGTTGTCGACCCGGATGACGTTCCGGGATATCGGCTGACGACGGGGAACGACCCGTTGCCGGTGACCCTGCATGTTGGCGAGTACTTTACACTCGCCAATTTCGGCTTCCAGTTGTTGCCCTGA